ATTGTTCGGCCGTCATCTCATGAGCTTTTTTATGATAGCCAGGCATTCTTCCTCCGCCTAACAGACGTACTAATCCAAGTTGAATAACGACTTCATACATGGATTGCATTAGCCATTTTCCTAATCCTAATTTGCGGTAGGCTGGGCGTACGCCAATATCAACCACATAAAGCGTATTTCCATTCGGATTATGGTTCCGAATATATCCATTATCGGTGATTTCTTCCCATGTATGAGCCGGATGATTTGGGTCAAAGTCTACAATTAGTCCAGTCATCGACCCAGCGATTTCCCCATCCACCTCAACACATAAGGCTCCTTCTGGAAAGAGCGTCACATGGTTTTTCAACTGCTCTGTGTTCCA
This region of Bacillus sp. (in: firmicutes) genomic DNA includes:
- a CDS encoding GNAT family N-acetyltransferase produces the protein MYRKEFYVFDQDRPVPAVIRNYDENDFPGLIRIQQESFPPPFPSELWWNTEQLKNHVTLFPEGALCVEVDGEIAGSMTGLIVDFDPNHPAHTWEEITDNGYIRNHNPNGNTLYVVDIGVRPAYRKLGLGKWLMQSMYEVVIQLGLVRLLGGGRMPGYHKKAHEMTAEQYLEAVVKGELKDPVITFLLRCGRTPVQVVANYLEDEESCNYAALMEWKNPFHTAKPSQGE